Proteins encoded together in one Solanum lycopersicum chromosome 7, SLM_r2.1 window:
- the LOC101265455 gene encoding mitotic checkpoint serine/threonine-protein kinase BUB1, with protein sequence MAMAVISKNQSNTTSSDDPLLPWLWSIEKSLKERTSIDGRDLHELCSNCISTFKNNPRYRNDVRFLKIWFLYMDSSSNHESIYREIEQNKICLFNSLLYETYALFLEAKGRLIDAFLIYHLGISRNAEPLGRLKKAQVLFLERMSEKVTAGSLQKMDIVSENGGSCVNPWVISTIKNLLQKKNTEIIRYDGYHPSKKAYSGKVALSTLQKSARNKTIDIGGYSYQIKGCAGQGGFAQVFKACCDGNPDEVVALKIQKPAFPWEFYIYRQLDMRIPEKERLSFGYAHRLHLYSDYSILVSDFLANGTLQDAINSNVVLGGAMEEVLCIYYTIEMLCILEILHDTRIIHGDFKPDNLLIRYARDNLADDVENFRHRTGSWREQGLSLVDWGRGIDLSLFPDQTEFIGDSRTSGFRCIQMQEQKPWKYQVDAYGLCVIVHMMLHNSYMEIERRPSPHGGHSYQPKLPFKRYWKVELWKNLFTTLLNIDHTEDHKNMLKSLRESFQDYMYSNPQLIKKLRQLLAKQKTSLCSS encoded by the exons ATGGCAATGGCCGtcatttcaaaaaatcaaaGCAATACAACTAGCTCCGACGACCCGTTATTGCCTTGGTTATG GTCAATTGAGAAATCACTGAAAGAGCGAACGTCAATTGATGGAAGAGATCTGCATGAGCTTTGCTCGAACTGCATCAGTACCTTTAAGAACAATCCTCGGTACCGAAACGACGTCAGATTTCTCAAGATTTGGTTCCTATAT ATGGATAGCAGTTCGAATCACGAAAGCATATATAGAGAAATTGAGCAGAATAAGATTTGTCTGTTCAATTCTTTGCTTTACGAGACATATGCGTTATTCCTAGAGGCAAAAGGGAGGTTAATTGATGCATTTCTCATTTACCATTTGGGAATTTCAAG GAATGCTGAGCCTTTGGGCAGATTGAAGAAGGCACAAGTGTTGTTTCTTGAGAGAATGTCTGAGAAAGTAACAGCTGGTTCATTACAGAAG ATGGACATTGTGTCGGAGAATGGTGGATCTTGTGTCAATCCATGGGTGATCTCAACAATTAAAAATCTGTTGCAGAAGAAGAATACTGAGATAATAAGATATGAT GGATACCATCCAAGCAAAAAGGCGTATTCAGGAAAGGTAGCACTGTCAACTTTGCAGAAATCTGCCAGGAATAAAACTATTGATATAG GTGGATACAGCTATCAGATCAAGGGATGTGCAGGTCAGGGAGGATTTGCTCAAGTATTTAAAGCATGTTGTGATGGTAATCCAGATGAGGTTGTCGCACTTAAG ATTCAAAAGCCAGCTTTCCCGTGGGAATTCTACATTTATCGTCAACTGGATATGAGAATTCCTGAAAAAGAA AGGTTAAGCTTTGGGTATGCCCACAGATTGCATCTATATTCGGACTACAGCATACTTGTTTCTGACTTCCTGGCTAATGGCACACTTCAG GATGCAATCAATTCCAATGTTGTGCTTGGTGGGGCCATGGAGGAAGTATTATGCATTTATTACACCATTGAGATGCTCTGCATTTTAGAAATTTTGCATGATACCCGGATTATTCATGGCGACTTCAAACCAGATAATCTTCTGATTCGTTATGCAAG GGACAATCTGGCAGATGACGTGGAAAATTTTCGTCACCGTACTGGTTCATGGAGGGAACAG GGACTTAGCCTTGTTGACTGGGGACGGGGTATAGACCTGAGTCTTTTCCCTGACCAGACCGAGTTTATAGGGGACAGTCGAACTTCTGGTTTCCGCTGCATCCAAATGCAAGAACAAAAACCATGGAAGTATCAG GTGGATGCATATGGCCTCTGTGTTATTGTACACATGATGCTTCACAATTCATATATGGAGATTGAGAGAAGACCTTCTCCCCATGGTGGCCATAGTTATCAACCTAAGTTGCCTTTTAAGCG ATACTGGAAAGTTGAACTCTGGAAGAACCTATTCACCACGTTACTTAACATAGACCACACTGAAGATCATAAGAACATGTTGAAAAGCTTGAGGGAATCATTCCAGGATTATATGTACTCAAATCCTCAGCTGATTAAAAAGCTTAGGCAGTTGCTGGCAAAGCAAAAAACTTCCTTATGTTCTTCATAG
- the LOC101247934 gene encoding ADP,ATP carrier protein 1, mitochondrial, with amino-acid sequence MGDGSAPPTAFQKIHGHSHLFSLISPHTHSKYTGSYNMTGGYVNEILRGACMTNCQAANLEVRQLGNILIQAPSEEKKANSFVVDFLMGGVSAAVSKTAAAPIERVKLLIQNQDEMIKAGRLSEPYKGISDCFGRTIKDEGVLALWRGNTANVIRYFPTQALNFAFKDYFKRLFNFKKDKDGYWKWFAGNLASGGAAGASSLLFVYSLDYARTRLANDNKAAKKGGERQFNGLVDVYRKTLKSDGMGGLYRGFTISCVGIIVYRGLYFGMYDSLKPVLLVGDMQDSFFASFLLGWGITIGAGLASYPIDTVRRRMMMTSGEAVKYKGSMDAFSQIVKNEGTKSLFKGAGANILRAVAGAGVLAGYDKLQLIMFGKKYGSGGGG; translated from the exons ATGGGGGATGGTTCAGCACCTCCAACTGCATTTCAGAAAATACATGGGCATTCACACCTCTTCTCTCTAATATCTCCCCACACACATTCTAAGTATACTGGTTCATACAACATGACTGGTGGATATGTCAATGAAATTCTACGGGGTGCTTGTATGACGAATTGCCAAGCCGCTAATCTGGAAGTCCGTCAATTGGGAAATATTCTCATACAGGCCCCATCTGAAGAGAAGAAAGCTAACAGTTTCGTCGTGGATTTTCTTATGGGAGGGGTTTCTGCTGCAGTGTCTAAGACAGCTGCAGCTCCAATTGAGAGAGTCAAGCTTTTGATTCAGAATCAGGATGAGATGATAAAGGCTGGTAGACTTTCTGAACCTTATAAAGGGATTTCTGACTGCTTTGGTAGAACTATCAAGGATGAAGGCGTCCTTGCTCTTTGGAGAGGCAATACTGCAAATGTCATCAGATACTTCCCCACTCAG GCCTTGAATTTCGCTTTCAAAGATTACTTTAAAAGACTCTTTAATTTCAAGAAAGACAAGGATGGCTACTGGAAGTGGTTTGCAGGAAACTTGGCATCTGGTGGTGCTGCTGGTGCCTCATCCCTTTTATTTGTGTATTCTTTGGATTATGCAAGAACACGCCTTGCTAATGATAATAAGGCTGCAAAAAAGGGTGGTGAGAGGCAGTTCAATGGTTTGGTTGACGTTTACAGGAAAACTCTTAAGTCAGATGGTATGGGGGGGCTTTACCGTGGATTCACCATCTCATGTGTGGGCATTATTGTTTACCGTGGTCTGTACTTTGGAATGTATGATTCACTTAAACCAGTACTTCTAGTCGGTGACATGCAG GATAGTTTTTTTGCGAGTTTCTTGCTGGGATGGGGTATCACTATTGGTGCTGGTTTGGCTTCTTACCCAATTGATACAGTGCGTAGAAGAATGATGATGACTTCTGGAGAAGCAGTCAAGTACAAGGGTTCAATGGATGCATTTTCTCAGATTGTTAAGAATGAAGGCACTAAATCCCTGTTCAAAGGTGCTGGAGCAAACATTCTACGTGCTGTTGCTGGTGCAGGTGTCCTAGCCGGGTACGATAAGCTGCAGCTTATTATGTTTGGAAAGAAATATGGGTCAGGTGGCGGTGGCTAA
- the LOC101247631 gene encoding leucine-rich repeat extensin-like protein 4 codes for MASFSFPITTTAFVILLLSLTSNVFNNSAAKHSHSSSGKGIKNPRLQKAYIALQAWKRVIYSDPNNFTSTWVGPSVCNYTGIYCAPFPNNTKVQVVAGIDLNHADIAGFLPEELGLLIDLALLHLNSNRFCGILPLSLSNLTLLHELDLSNNRFVGPFPNVVLSLPSLKYLDLRYNEFEGPLPPPLFSKDLDAIFVNNNRLSNVIPSNLGSSSASVVVFANNYFGGCLPPSIANFANTLEELLLINTSLSGCLPPEVGFLYKLKVLDVSNNKLAGTIPYTISGLAHLELLNLAHNMFTGTVPEGICVLPKLSNFTFSYNYFCEEQGICSNLTSKGIVYDDRQNCLPEKPLQRSKKECDAVNEHPIDCLAFHCGT; via the coding sequence ATGGCTTCATTTTCCTTTCCCATTACCACTACTGCCTTTGTTATCTTGCTTCTAAGTCTTACCTCCAATGTGTTCAACAACTCAGCAGCCAAACACAGCCATTCCTCCTCCGGTAAGGGCATAAAAAACCCTAGGCTGCAAAAAGCCTACATTGCTCTCCAAGCTTGGAAACGTGTTATCTACTCTGATCCTAACAACTTTACTTCTACTTGGGTTGGCCCTTCAGTCTGCAACTACACTGGCATATATTGCGCGCCATTCCCTAATAACACCAAAGTCCAAGTTGTTGCTGGCATTGATCTGAACCATGCTGATATAGCCGGTTTCCTACCTGAGGAACTCGGCCTTCTCATTGACTTAGCGTTGCTGCACCTAAACAGCAACCGCTTCTGTGGAATCCTCCCACTCTCTTTATCCAACCTCACTCTTTTGCATGAGCTTGATCTCAGTAACAACAGATTCGTAGGACCTTTTCCTAACGTTGTCCTCTCTCTGCCTTCCTTGAAATATCTTGATCTTCGCTACAACGAGTTTGAAGGGCCATTGCCTCCTCCACTCTTTAGCAAAGATCTCGATGCTATTTTCGTTAACAATAATCGTTTATCTAATGTGATCCCTTCAAATTTAGGATCAAGCTCTGCTTCTGTTGTGGTTTTTGCTAATAACTACTTTGGAGGATGCTTACCACCTAGCATAGCCAACTTTGCAAACACCTTAGAAGAGTTGCTCCTAATTAATACAAGCTTATCAGGTTGTTTGCCTCCTGAAGTGGGATTTTTATACAAGTTAAAAGTTCTTGATGTGAGCAACAACAAGTTAGCAGGGACAATACCTTATACTATTTCTGGTTTAGCTCACTTAGAGCTACTAAATTTAGCACATAACATGTTTACTGGAACTGTACCAGAGGGAATATGTGTATTACCTAAGCTCTCAAACTTCACATTCTCTTATAACTATTTTTGTGAGGAACAAGGGATTTGCAGCAACTTGACATCAAAGGGTATAGTTTACGATGATCGTCAAAACTGTTTGCCAGAAAAGCCTCTTCAGAGAAGCAAGAAGGAATGTGATGCTGTGAATGAGCATCCCATTGACTGTTTAGCATTTCATTGTGGCACTTGA